A window of Candidatus Alcyoniella australis contains these coding sequences:
- a CDS encoding 4Fe-4S dicluster domain-containing protein, giving the protein MNSSRRGFLKMLAGAGVGAAAAGKAGDALAVEDFTGWPDTYGVLVDVSKCIGCRSCEGACNDVNNLKNGVDPTDQSVFETERRSDYNVYTFVNRYMPEAGGGQPVFVKRQCMHCAEPACFAACLCKAFTKTPEGAVVYDADVCIGCRYCMQACPFYIPAYTYQSAFDPKVTKCTFCFDRISKDGGIPGCVEICPTGALTFGRREELITIARKRIFADSDYIDHIYGEREVGGTSWMYISKVPFEQLGFKTNLGSTPIPRLTYGFLWTLPILHITLPVLLAGIYSITRKREGGAHGADGGEG; this is encoded by the coding sequence ATGAACAGCAGCAGAAGAGGATTTCTCAAGATGCTCGCGGGCGCGGGCGTCGGCGCCGCAGCTGCGGGCAAGGCCGGCGATGCGCTGGCAGTCGAGGACTTCACCGGCTGGCCGGACACCTACGGCGTGCTGGTGGACGTGAGCAAGTGCATTGGTTGCCGCTCGTGTGAGGGGGCGTGCAACGATGTGAACAATTTAAAAAACGGTGTGGACCCCACCGACCAGAGCGTGTTCGAGACCGAACGCCGTTCGGACTACAACGTCTACACCTTTGTCAATCGCTACATGCCCGAGGCCGGGGGCGGTCAGCCGGTGTTCGTCAAGCGCCAGTGTATGCACTGCGCCGAGCCGGCCTGCTTCGCCGCCTGCCTGTGCAAGGCGTTCACCAAGACGCCCGAGGGCGCGGTGGTTTACGATGCGGACGTGTGCATCGGCTGCCGCTACTGTATGCAGGCCTGCCCGTTCTACATCCCGGCCTACACCTACCAAAGCGCGTTCGATCCCAAGGTGACCAAGTGCACCTTCTGTTTCGATCGCATTTCCAAGGACGGCGGGATTCCCGGCTGCGTCGAGATCTGCCCCACGGGCGCGCTGACTTTCGGCCGCCGCGAGGAGCTGATCACCATCGCGCGCAAGCGGATCTTCGCCGACTCGGACTACATCGATCACATCTACGGCGAGCGTGAGGTCGGCGGCACGAGCTGGATGTACATTTCCAAAGTTCCGTTCGAGCAACTGGGCTTCAAGACCAACCTGGGCTCAACGCCGATACCCAGGCTGACCTACGGCTTCCTGTGGACCCTGCCGATCCTGCACATCACCCTGCCGGTGCTGCTTGCCGGGATCTACTCCATCACCCGCAAACGCGAGGGCGGCGCACACGGCGCCGATGGAGGTGAGGGATGA
- a CDS encoding archaemetzincin family Zn-dependent metalloprotease, whose product MPYIYLTPIEPADISLLEDLSQFVRRAFGVSTRIDERRIDLDCAYDSQRGQYNSSKILIQLVRDNPPSDALKVLGITHVDLFLPIFTFQFGQAQLDNIGALLSTYRLHNRFYGLPDDRALYLERVEKEAIHELGHTFGLVHCYDPFCVMRSSTYVEDVDQKSIEFCGSCASRLAEKLRSLGR is encoded by the coding sequence ATGCCCTATATCTATTTAACCCCGATCGAACCGGCGGATATTTCGCTGCTCGAGGATCTATCGCAATTCGTGCGACGGGCCTTTGGCGTTTCGACCAGGATCGACGAGCGGCGGATCGACCTCGATTGCGCCTACGACAGCCAACGCGGCCAGTACAACTCGTCCAAAATCCTGATCCAGCTGGTGCGCGACAACCCGCCGTCGGACGCGCTCAAGGTGTTGGGCATCACCCACGTCGACCTGTTTCTGCCGATCTTCACCTTTCAGTTCGGCCAGGCCCAACTGGACAACATCGGCGCGTTGCTCTCGACCTATCGGCTGCACAATCGGTTCTACGGCCTTCCCGACGATCGCGCGTTGTACCTGGAGCGCGTGGAGAAGGAGGCGATCCACGAGCTGGGGCACACCTTCGGCCTGGTGCACTGCTATGATCCGTTCTGCGTGATGCGCTCCTCGACCTACGTCGAGGATGTGGACCAGAAGTCGATCGAGTTCTGCGGGAGCTGCGCGAGCAGGCTGGCCGAAAAGCTGCGATCGCTCGGGAGGTAA
- the tsaA gene encoding tRNA (N6-threonylcarbamoyladenosine(37)-N6)-methyltransferase TrmO: MENQGNKTYQVKPIGVIHTPYEQIGPPQSPAEAEPGQEFRIELFDQYVEGLRDLDKFRYIYVLYFLDRSKPRESLIAHPPWLEGQGVGLFASRSPRRPNPIALSVNRLLGIQGNVLHISPIDALNNTPLLDIKPYFAELDAKTDANSGWFEGQRSHERWKKHVRGEKG, encoded by the coding sequence ATGGAGAATCAAGGGAATAAAACGTACCAGGTTAAGCCCATCGGCGTGATCCACACGCCCTACGAGCAGATCGGGCCGCCGCAGTCGCCGGCCGAGGCCGAGCCGGGGCAGGAGTTTCGCATCGAGCTGTTCGACCAGTACGTCGAGGGGCTGCGCGATCTGGATAAGTTCCGCTACATCTACGTGCTGTACTTCCTTGATCGCTCAAAGCCGCGCGAATCGCTGATCGCCCACCCACCGTGGCTCGAGGGGCAGGGCGTGGGGCTGTTCGCCAGCCGCTCGCCGCGCCGTCCCAATCCCATCGCCCTTAGCGTAAACCGGCTGCTGGGAATCCAGGGCAACGTGCTGCACATCTCGCCCATCGACGCGCTGAACAACACGCCGCTGCTGGACATCAAGCCCTACTTTGCCGAACTGGACGCCAAGACGGACGCCAATTCCGGCTGGTTCGAGGGGCAACGCTCGCATGAGCGTTGGAAAAAGCACGTCAGGGGCGAAAAAGGCTGA
- a CDS encoding PilZ domain-containing protein — translation MPQSRRQKRLSKRFPVHFGVADAAHLGFAKNVSLGGLELSAKTVYHADTLLTLEVAIADEPIRTKGIVRWVTRADALARMSGISLSMGVELTVRPDEYVDAVLNLANVYEDGRQQSRFSKIFKVIFESPRELMEQYTQDISMGGIFVISDEPPPIDTLVDLQLIIAETMQTIRAEGVVVHVVDQQMVQRYGLNPGFGVQFVKFHDEGEKLLAEYIKQLKQRMGIEIDPRDELSTD, via the coding sequence ATGCCGCAGAGCCGTAGGCAAAAGCGTCTTTCCAAGCGTTTTCCAGTGCATTTCGGCGTTGCCGACGCCGCCCACCTGGGGTTCGCCAAAAACGTCTCACTCGGCGGACTGGAGCTGTCGGCCAAGACGGTTTACCACGCGGATACTCTGCTCACCCTCGAGGTCGCGATCGCCGATGAACCGATCCGCACCAAGGGGATTGTACGCTGGGTGACCAGGGCCGACGCCCTGGCGCGGATGTCCGGGATCAGCCTGAGCATGGGCGTTGAGCTGACCGTGCGTCCCGACGAGTACGTCGACGCCGTGCTCAATCTGGCCAACGTCTACGAGGACGGCCGCCAGCAGTCGCGCTTCAGCAAGATCTTCAAGGTGATCTTCGAGTCGCCGCGGGAGCTGATGGAGCAGTACACCCAGGATATCAGCATGGGCGGAATCTTCGTGATTTCCGACGAACCGCCGCCGATCGACACCTTGGTCGACTTGCAGCTGATCATTGCCGAGACGATGCAGACGATCCGCGCCGAGGGGGTCGTGGTGCACGTGGTGGACCAGCAGATGGTCCAGCGCTACGGGCTCAATCCGGGCTTCGGCGTGCAGTTCGTCAAGTTTCACGACGAGGGAGAGAAGCTGCTCGCCGAGTACATCAAGCAGCTCAAGCAGCGGATGGGCATCGAGATCGATCCCCGCGACGAGCTGTCCACGGACTGA
- a CDS encoding glycine cleavage system protein H, with translation MHDLHTFVDYVLYTKYWEYALAFAFMALFLVFYIMLKAPERTTQSAAAREAMPASGRVQGFLVPDDLLYHQGHTWARKDAEGNVLIGVDDFAQRLVGKPSGLKLPAVGAQLRQGAGAWSLDVGPSSFEMVSPVDGEVLAVNPKLAGSTDALKSDPYGDGWLLKVKLPKSSVSLKNLLGGELVKKWTEAAAQRLYGFADLELGAVLSDGGDPVDGMARNLDPQNWEQIVREFFLTD, from the coding sequence ATGCACGATCTCCATACCTTCGTCGACTACGTGCTTTACACCAAGTACTGGGAATACGCCCTGGCGTTCGCGTTCATGGCGCTTTTCCTGGTGTTTTACATCATGCTCAAGGCGCCCGAGCGCACTACCCAGAGCGCCGCGGCGCGCGAGGCAATGCCCGCCAGCGGCCGCGTTCAGGGCTTTCTGGTGCCCGACGATCTGCTGTATCATCAAGGACATACCTGGGCACGCAAGGACGCCGAGGGCAACGTGCTGATCGGCGTGGATGACTTTGCCCAACGCCTGGTGGGCAAGCCCTCGGGCCTCAAGCTGCCCGCGGTCGGGGCGCAGCTGCGGCAGGGCGCGGGCGCCTGGTCGCTGGATGTGGGCCCGAGCAGCTTTGAGATGGTCTCGCCGGTGGACGGCGAGGTGCTGGCAGTCAACCCCAAGCTGGCCGGGTCCACGGACGCGCTCAAGTCCGACCCCTACGGCGATGGCTGGCTGCTCAAGGTCAAGTTGCCTAAGTCCTCGGTGAGCCTCAAAAATCTGCTGGGCGGCGAGCTGGTCAAGAAGTGGACCGAGGCCGCGGCCCAACGGCTGTACGGGTTCGCCGACCTCGAGCTGGGCGCCGTGCTCAGCGATGGCGGCGACCCGGTGGACGGCATGGCCCGCAACCTCGACCCCCAAAACTGGGAGCAGATCGTCCGCGAGTTCTTCCTCACCGACTGA
- a CDS encoding aspartate aminotransferase family protein, with translation MKIPQKGRTREQILEDLESFRVNDLKWRDGKTFGYVYDPGKEAEEVGKKAYMMYLTENGLDPTSFPSLLRLENEIVAMSASNVEGDENVVGNFTSGGTESIMLAVKSARDYNRKHKPQITAPEMVLPITAHAAFHKAAKYLGVKVVPVDVDHQTFKALPELIEEAITENTVLIVNSSPSYAHGVIDPIEQVAAIAKQHGILMHVDACVGGFQLPYYRRLGEPIPYFGFSIEGVTSISMDLHKYAYCPKGASIVLYRNKDIRKAQFFACASWTGYTVINAAVQSSKSGGPMAAAWAVLNHFGDEGYLEMAREQLKATKAAIAGIKAIPGLSVLSQPEMCLVAFTSTEINIFHIIDEMKELGWYIQAQFSLGCSPQNIHLSINFMNVEHVDALLADLRTCAEKARGMGFDDDLDQIKSVLSMLDPAQVDPEVFNQALGMAGISTSALPGRMAPVNEILNSLSPEMREFVLIEFLNNLFHYSEE, from the coding sequence ATGAAGATACCGCAAAAGGGCAGAACCCGCGAGCAGATTCTCGAAGATTTGGAGAGCTTCCGCGTCAACGATCTCAAATGGCGCGACGGCAAGACGTTTGGCTATGTCTACGATCCGGGCAAAGAGGCCGAAGAAGTGGGCAAGAAGGCCTACATGATGTACCTCACCGAGAACGGCCTGGACCCCACGTCGTTTCCCAGCCTACTGCGGCTGGAAAACGAGATCGTGGCGATGTCCGCGTCCAACGTTGAGGGCGACGAGAACGTGGTGGGCAACTTCACCAGCGGCGGCACCGAGAGCATCATGCTCGCGGTCAAGTCGGCCCGCGACTACAACCGCAAGCACAAACCGCAGATCACCGCGCCCGAGATGGTGCTGCCGATCACGGCCCACGCCGCGTTCCACAAGGCGGCCAAGTACCTCGGGGTCAAGGTGGTGCCGGTGGACGTTGACCATCAGACGTTCAAAGCGCTGCCCGAGCTGATCGAAGAGGCGATCACCGAGAATACGGTCCTGATCGTCAACTCGTCCCCCTCCTATGCCCACGGCGTGATCGACCCGATCGAGCAGGTCGCGGCGATCGCAAAGCAGCACGGGATCCTGATGCACGTCGACGCCTGCGTCGGCGGATTCCAACTGCCGTACTACCGCCGACTGGGCGAACCGATCCCCTATTTCGGCTTCAGCATCGAGGGTGTGACCTCGATCTCGATGGACCTGCACAAGTACGCCTACTGCCCCAAGGGCGCCTCGATCGTGCTCTATCGCAATAAGGACATCCGTAAGGCCCAGTTCTTCGCCTGCGCCTCGTGGACCGGCTACACGGTGATCAACGCCGCGGTGCAGAGTTCCAAGTCCGGCGGCCCGATGGCCGCAGCCTGGGCGGTGCTCAACCACTTCGGCGACGAGGGCTACCTCGAGATGGCGCGCGAACAGCTCAAGGCGACCAAGGCCGCCATTGCGGGCATCAAGGCGATTCCCGGCCTGAGCGTACTCAGCCAGCCGGAGATGTGCCTGGTGGCCTTCACCTCGACCGAGATCAACATCTTCCACATCATCGACGAGATGAAGGAGCTGGGCTGGTACATTCAGGCTCAGTTCAGCCTGGGCTGCTCGCCGCAGAACATCCACCTCTCGATCAACTTCATGAACGTGGAGCATGTGGACGCACTGCTGGCCGACCTGCGCACGTGCGCTGAAAAGGCCCGCGGCATGGGATTTGACGACGATCTGGACCAAATCAAGAGCGTGCTGTCGATGCTCGATCCGGCGCAGGTCGATCCCGAGGTCTTCAACCAGGCATTGGGCATGGCCGGGATCTCGACCAGCGCTCTGCCCGGACGCATGGCCCCGGTCAACGAGATCCTCAACTCCCTGTCACCGGAGATGCGCGAGTTCGTGCTGATCGAGTTCCTCAACAACTTGTTCCACTATAGCGAGGAATAG
- the nrfD gene encoding NrfD/PsrC family molybdoenzyme membrane anchor subunit: protein MSQAAITSQDMSWFRKNILLGMSNAEYFRKLISPFNVITGLILAVGIPTAIWRFAAGLGATTNLSNTNPWGLWLGFDMFFGVAIATGGFSVGVAVYILGNKDYKPLLRPALLTGFLGYAFAIIGLLFDLGRPWRLPYPFLVSAGMSSVLFLVAEHLALYLTAMTLEILPAFAEWLGLKKAWRFLMKGHMVFIILGSVLVMGHQSALGAMYLLMPSRLHPLWYTPLIPYHFLVSCIAGGLAMLIIESMISHKVFGHQVKMSHEQDDRLTLGLGKAVAFTLITYLALKVLSVAHGMHWELLNTGWGYWFMFEVLGFVLLPTILYFVAIRRGSAKLVRYTSIITVLGIMLNRFNVSMVCLNWDAPEVYIPKWSEILVTITLITVLMWVFRWVINRAPILYKHPDPFYADEH from the coding sequence ATGAGCCAGGCAGCGATCACTTCGCAGGACATGAGCTGGTTTCGCAAGAACATTTTGCTGGGCATGTCCAACGCCGAGTACTTCCGTAAGCTGATCTCGCCGTTCAACGTGATCACCGGGCTGATTCTCGCGGTGGGCATTCCCACGGCGATCTGGCGTTTTGCCGCGGGCCTGGGCGCGACCACCAACCTGTCCAACACCAACCCCTGGGGCCTGTGGTTGGGCTTCGACATGTTCTTCGGCGTGGCGATCGCCACCGGCGGATTCTCCGTGGGCGTGGCGGTCTACATCCTGGGCAATAAAGATTACAAGCCGCTGCTGCGACCGGCGCTGCTCACCGGATTTCTCGGATACGCCTTTGCGATCATCGGCCTGCTGTTTGACCTCGGCCGCCCGTGGAGGCTGCCCTATCCGTTCCTGGTTTCGGCGGGAATGTCCTCGGTGCTGTTCCTGGTTGCCGAGCATTTGGCGCTGTACCTCACGGCCATGACCCTCGAGATTTTGCCCGCATTCGCCGAGTGGCTGGGACTGAAAAAAGCCTGGCGTTTCCTGATGAAAGGGCACATGGTGTTCATCATCCTCGGGTCGGTGCTGGTGATGGGTCACCAGTCGGCCCTGGGCGCGATGTACCTGCTGATGCCCTCACGCCTGCACCCGCTGTGGTACACGCCGCTGATCCCCTACCACTTCCTGGTTTCGTGTATTGCCGGTGGTCTGGCGATGCTGATCATCGAGAGCATGATCTCGCATAAAGTCTTTGGCCATCAGGTTAAAATGTCCCACGAGCAAGACGACCGGCTGACCCTCGGACTGGGCAAGGCGGTGGCGTTTACCCTGATCACCTACCTGGCGCTCAAGGTGCTCTCCGTGGCTCACGGCATGCATTGGGAGCTGCTCAACACCGGCTGGGGCTATTGGTTCATGTTCGAAGTGCTCGGATTCGTACTGCTTCCCACAATCCTCTACTTTGTGGCGATCCGCCGCGGCAGCGCCAAACTGGTGCGCTACACATCGATCATCACGGTGCTGGGCATCATGCTCAACCGCTTCAACGTTTCGATGGTCTGCCTCAACTGGGACGCGCCCGAGGTCTACATTCCCAAGTGGTCGGAAATACTGGTGACCATCACGCTGATCACGGTGCTGATGTGGGTTTTCCGCTGGGTAATCAACCGGGCGCCGATCCTCTACAAGCACCCCGACCCGTTCTACGCCGACGAGCACTAA
- a CDS encoding cytochrome c3 family protein codes for MRVKSYLLLPLLCLLLVAGLVMAQEQDEQSDDTDKQPAQIEQAGTNTATPPEYIELKKLENLYEPAWFSHQMHTNYAAEGCASCHHHNTPGPAMPACSRCHSPSIKLDPQFTVNTDGSCAACHKEFPIKPPLSIPNLKAAYHNQCMGCHREYGAGPLKCDECHSKKTKQ; via the coding sequence ATGAGGGTTAAAAGCTACCTTCTGCTGCCGTTGCTTTGCCTGCTGTTGGTCGCCGGACTCGTGATGGCCCAAGAGCAGGATGAGCAGTCCGACGATACGGACAAGCAACCGGCGCAGATCGAACAGGCAGGGACAAACACGGCCACACCGCCGGAGTACATTGAGCTTAAAAAGCTCGAGAACCTCTACGAGCCGGCCTGGTTCTCGCACCAGATGCACACCAACTACGCGGCCGAGGGCTGCGCGTCGTGTCATCATCACAACACGCCGGGACCGGCGATGCCCGCCTGTTCGCGGTGCCACAGCCCGTCGATCAAGCTCGACCCGCAGTTCACGGTCAATACCGACGGCAGCTGCGCGGCGTGCCACAAAGAGTTCCCGATTAAGCCCCCGCTGAGCATTCCCAACCTCAAGGCCGCCTATCACAATCAGTGCATGGGCTGCCACCGCGAGTACGGGGCCGGGCCGCTGAAGTGCGACGAGTGCCACTCCAAAAAGACCAAGCAATAG